A window of Cryptomeria japonica chromosome 3, Sugi_1.0, whole genome shotgun sequence contains these coding sequences:
- the LOC131070376 gene encoding oligopeptide transporter 5, with translation MEENPRSPRGIELVKDRIPSGVEFEMKEKMIENGSEMEVPDQSPIEQVALTVPVTDDPTLPVLTFRTWFLGIICCASLAFLNQFFGYRAIALSVSAVAAQIAVLPVGRFMAAVLPTKELYIPGTNWNFSLNPGPFNMKEHVLITIFASAGSGGVYAVSIFTIIKAFYHININPLAAWLLIITTQMLGFGWAGLFRKFLVEGAYMWWPANLVQVSLFRALHEKERRPRGGLTRMQFFMTVMACSFSYYVIPNVFFPVISNLSILCYIWSKSVTAQQIGSGYYGLGIGSFGLDWNTIAGFLGTPLATPFFAIANVMVGFAVIVYVITPILYWNNVYDAKKFPIIDSALFAKDGTEYNVSRILGKNHEFDEKAYNDYSPIHLTAFFAVTYGVGFAALSATLSHVFLFHGKEIWRQTKATLNDKGVDVHTRLMRTNYKPVPQWWFLIVLIVMMAGALWACEGFNKQLQLPWWGILLACALAAFFTLPIGIITATTNQQPGLNIITEYFIGYLYPGRPFANVSFKTYGYISMVQALAFLGDFKLGYYMKIPPRSMFLVQISGTAIASTVYYLTAWWLLDTIPHICTQKNSNFTCPGDTVFYNASVIWGVVGPRRMFGNLGLYEKQNWFFLAGAVAPLIHWLLRRKFPNVKFLQYIHMPILIGATGNMPPTRSVNYVMWGLVGFIFNYIIFNRYKKWWVRHNYILSAGMDAGVAFLAILAYFSLQYENIGINGTGQADWWGSNVYYPDNCLVASCPTDLTVPKYDDISMCPQFSS, from the exons ATGGAGGAGAACCCAAGGAGCCCCAGAGGAATAGAATTGGTTAAAGATCGCATCCCATCTG GCgttgagtttgagatgaaggagaAAATGATAGAGAATGGAAGTGAAATGGAAGTTCCTGACCAATCACCCATTGAACAAGTGGCGCTGACTGTGCCGGTGACAGACGATCCAACGCTGCCGGTGCTCACATTTCGAACATGGTTCTTGGGAATTATTTGCTGTGCGTCTTTGGCATTTTTGAACCAGTTTTTTGGGTACAGAGCAATTGCGTTGAGTGTTAGTGCAGTTGCTGCACAGATAGCAGTGCTGCCAGTGGGTCGTTTTATGGCTGCAGTTCTGCCCACCAAGGAGCTCTATATCCCTGGAACAAATTGGAATTTCTCGCTAAATCCAGGCCCATTCAACATGAAAGAGCACGTGCTTATAACTATATTTGCTTCAGCAGGAAGTGGGGGAGTCTATGCAGTCAGTATTTTCACCATCATCAAAGCCTTCTATCACATAAATATTAATCCGCTAGCAGCATGGTTGCTGATTATTACTACTCAA ATGCTTGGCTTTGGATGGGCTGGATTATTCCGAAAATTTCTGGTGGAGGGTGCTTACATGTGGTGGCCTGCAAATCTTGTACAAGTTTCATTGTTTAG GGCCTTACACGAGAAAGAAAGGAGACCCAGAGGTGGTTTGACAAGAATGCAATTTTTCATGACAGTTATGGCCTGCAGCTTTTCATATTATGTGATACCGAACGTGTTTTTCCCGGTCATTTCAAACCTATCAATTCTGTGTTATATATGGAGCAAATCAGTTACAGCTCAGCAGATTGGATCAGGCTATTATGGACTGGGAATCGGGTCGTTTGGTCTGGACTGGAATACAATTGCAGGGTTTTTGGGGACTCCTCTGGCAACTCCATTTTTTGCCATAGCCAACGTTATGGTGGGTTTCGCCGTCATCGTCTATGTCATCACTCCCATCCTCTACTGGAACAATGTTTACGATGCCAAGAAATTTCCCATTATCGACTCAGCTTTATTTGCCAAAGATGGTACAGAATATAACGTGAGCAGAATTCTTGGAAAGAATCATGAATTTGACGAGAAGGCCTACAATGACTACAGCCCAATACATCTCACCGCTTTTTTTGCTGTTACCTACGGCGTGGGTTTTGCAGCACTTTCAGCGACACTTAGCCATGTCTTCCTCTTTCATGGCAA AGAAATATGGCGACAGACAAAGGCCACCTTAAATGATAAAGGTGTGGACGTGCACACACGGTTGATGAGGACAAATTACAAGCCTGTTCCACAATGGTGGTTTTTGATTGTGCTGATAGTGATGATGGCTGGTGCACTATGGGCCTGCGAAGGATTCAACAAACAGCTTCAGCTACCGTGGTGGGGAATTCTTTTAGCCTGTGCACTTGCCGCTTTCTTTACTCTTCCAATCGGCATCATTACAGCCACTACGAACCAG CAACCAGGACTTAATATAATAACCGAGTATTTCATTGGATACCTCTATCCGGGCAGGCCTTTTGCCAATGTATCATTCAAGACATATGGGTATATCAGCATGGTTCAGGCTCTGGCATTTCTGGGGGATTTCAAATTGGGTTATTACATGAAAATTCCTCCGCGTTCAATGTTCCTCGTTCAG ATTTCCGGTACAGCCATTGCTTCCACAGTATACTATCTTACAGCTTGGTGGCTTTTGGATACCATTCCTCATATCTGTACCCAGAAAAATTCTAATTTTACATGTCCAGGCGACACTGTGTTCTATAATGCCTCAGTTATATGGGGAGTTGTTGGGCCTAGAAGGATGTTTGGAAACCTGGGACTATATGAAAAACAAAACTGGTTCTTTTTGGCAGGTGCAGTTGCACCTTTGATTCACTGGCTACTCCGCAGAAAATTTCCCAATGTAAAATTCCTGCAATACATCCATATGCCTATTCTTATAGGAGCTACTGGTAACATGCCACCTACAAGATCTGTTAATTATGTAATGTGGGGCTTGGTGggatttattttcaattatataaTATTCAATCGCTACAAGAAATGGTGGGTTCGCCACAACTACATTCTCTCTGCAGGAATGGATGCAGGAGTGGCATTCTTGGCTATTTTAGCTTATTTTTCATTGCAGTATGAAAACATTGGCATAAATGGAACCGGGCAAGCAGATTGGTGGGGATCAAACGTATACTATCCAGATAATTGTCTTGTTGCTTCTTGTCCAACTGATCTGACTGTGCCTAAGTATGACGACATTTCGATGTGTCCTCAATTCAGCTCATAA